The following proteins come from a genomic window of Trifolium pratense cultivar HEN17-A07 linkage group LG4, ARS_RC_1.1, whole genome shotgun sequence:
- the LOC123921799 gene encoding uncharacterized protein LOC123921799, which translates to MSSIITSQGAVFATAMAVSGTVILLALRLQKSLPPTQFSLHEIPSSSSPTPILRSCISSDEKKTKKKKKRVHFAEDVMDSCKDGEEYRKQHQQQQQQQHGTNNTMNNTKHSLKINSKSKVSKNCNGGNENRGMPANRVALYNGILRDRVNQRLGYC; encoded by the exons ATGTCTTCAATCATAACCTCACAAGGTGCTGTTTTTGCAACCGCCATGGCTGTTTCCGGCACAGTCATCCTCCTTGCTCTCCGTTTACAGAAATCTCTCCCACCAACCCAATTCTCTCTTCATGAAattccatcttcttcttctccaacTCCAATTTTACGATCTTGTATATCCTCTG atgaaaagaaaacaaagaaaaagaagaaaagagttCATTTTGCAGAAGATGTTATGGATTCTTGTAAAGATGGAGAAGAATACAGAAAacaacaccaacaacaacaacaacaacaacatggtACTAATAATACTATGAATAATACTAAACATTCTTTGAAgataaattcaaaatcaaaggTGTCAAAGAATTGTAATGGTGGGAATGAGAACAGAGGAATGCCTGCAAACAGAGTTGCTTTGTATAATGGAATTCTTAGGGATCGTGTGAATCAACGATTGGGTTATTGTTga